In Erigeron canadensis isolate Cc75 chromosome 1, C_canadensis_v1, whole genome shotgun sequence, a single window of DNA contains:
- the LOC122593370 gene encoding enoyl-CoA delta isomerase 2, peroxisomal-like, whose protein sequence is MCTLEKRGDIFILTITGDDDHRLNPTLISSIRSSLSNVKSQCTVPGSAIITIAEGKYFSNGFDLNWAKTASSDDSPSKSIDHLLHMVNLFKQLVADLVSFPMPTIAAITGHAAAAGLILAMSHDYVLMRRDRGILYMPEIDIGMTLPDYFIAMMRSKVGKPEARRDLLLRGVKVKADEAKTMGLVDSVHESVVEAAVCIGAELANRKWDGQVYAEIRKSLHPELCNVLNLTSKDYICCKATVE, encoded by the coding sequence ATGTGTACATTAGAAAAGCGCGGCGACATCTTCATCCTAACAATCACAGGGGACGATGACCATCGCCTTAATCCCACCCTCATATCCTCCATCCGTTCATCTCTCTCCAACGTCAAGTCCCAGTGTACGGTTCCTGGCTCTGCCATCATCACCATTGCCGAGGGAAAATACTTTTCCAACGGGTTTGACCTCAACTGGGCCAAAACCGCTTCAAGTGATGATTCCCCTTCCAAATCCATTGATCATCTCCTTCACATGGTCAATCTCTTCAAACAGCTCGTAGCCGATTTAGTCTCCTTTCCCATGCCAACAATTGCTGCCATTACAGGCCATGCAGCCGCAGCAGGGCTGATCCTCGCAATGAGCCATGATTATGTCTTGATGAGACGTGATCGTGGTATACTGTATATGCCAGAGATTGACATTGGTATGACGTTGCCTGACTATTTCATTGCAATGATGAGATCAAAGGTGGGAAAACCAGAAGCCCGGAGAGATTTATTGTTGCGAGGGGTGAAGGTGAAGGCGGACGAGGCCAAGACGATGGGGTTGGTCGATTCTGTGCATGAGAGTGTCGTCGAGGCTGCTGTGTGTATTGGAGCAGAATTAGCGAATAGGAAATGGGATGGTCAAGTATACGCGGAGATACGGAAATCTTTGCATCCAGAGTTATGCAATGTGCTAAATTTGACTTCCAAGGACTATATATGTTGCAAAGCCACGGTTGAATAA